In the genome of Carassius carassius chromosome 12, fCarCar2.1, whole genome shotgun sequence, the window acattttccttgatgcgagtggtgcgtcactcaccaacgatgaagaggatgcagtgcccactcgtcagaaaaggctgagccagttcttcagcgatgattacagagattccagccgagacgagtgggaacagttcttgctggacccatgtattccaccagatgaggatcccattcagtggtaagcgaaaacacaaagcgcttcacaaaacttattcgcttagcacaccgttatttgtgagtcccgccaacgtctgtgccgtcagagtgcgttttctccgcggccggccttattgttaacagactaaggagccgactttcccccgatcatgtttacatgcccgtgtttctaaacaagaacatgtaaaacaatagaaaaaaaagcaaaaaagatttgctgacagtttcaaagtttcaaagttaagtgtaggctatacgttctacaatagcctaattgctgcaggctactttacttttttttactttttttgttcacttttattttatttttttgcttttaatctgtacttttgtttgtttgcacgcattgttaaaggttttcagctacaaaacacgatgtgtaatgttcaagcttattgtgtgtaagcttgttcaaaatgatggaaacaataaatgttgctgaaaaataaagcctgtgtcattaaacttaatttaaataaacgaatatttgaatattactttttttgtgagctcaaatattcgaatgtgatatttgcggaaaacgcccatccctaataatTGCACTAAAAATGATACTACTGGCTATTCCCCATATCAGCTGATGTTTGGTCGCCAGCCAAGACTCCCAGTCGACATTGCTTTTGGGCTGAGCCCTGAGGGAAGCAGTAAACTATCTAAGAGTCTAACTGAAAGCTATCGACTGGCCACTGAACACAGTTTGAAGAATGCTTTACAGAACAAGCAGAGATTTGACAGCAAAGTTAGAGAGTCCACATTGGTAGCGGGAGACAGAGTCCTTGTGCGGAATGTTGGCATCAGAGGGAAACATAAGATCGCTGATCGATGGAGTGAAACATTATACACTGTTGTTAGACAGATCCAAGACTCCCCTGTCTATGTCGTCATCCCAGAACACACAAGTGGACCTGAAAGAGTTTTACATAGAGACCTGCTTTTGCCATGTGGATTTCTTCCATCCACTGTCAAGGAAGTATGTCCCAGAGAGTCTAAGTCCCAACAGAAACATGATCACTCACCCTTTCCTGTTGATGATGGAGCTGAAGAAGATGGGGAACTGtctgaagaggaggatgaggcCGAGTATTACTCCCTTTACGACCAACCTTCTACTTCAACTATTGCTGGACAGGATAGAGGGATTCTACAAAAAGAAACCAGACTGAAGCAAAGGTCTCATGATGTAGAATTCACTGAAGAGGATACCCAGATGAAAAATGAGCCTGTCTCTGGAAGTCAGGCAGCTAATGTGAGTTTTGATGTCTCCACACTGAACTCTGCAGCCCCAGCATTTGAACCCGAGGATGTTAGAGGTGATAGAAATAGTGAGGCTAGTCAAGTTCAATACTCACCTGCACCTGAGATTGTACGAGCCGAAGGAAATCCTCCTACTGTTCCTGAATTGGACCTGAGTGAGCATTGTAGTCCTAGAGATGGTCTAGGAATTGGATTGGTGTTTACAGAGGAAAAAACGGCTCCCAAAAAGCTGACCTACCCAACTTTAGGGAACCCATTAGTCACAGTTATGCACTCCATTTTAACTGGGTTAGACCAAGCTTTCTCCCAAACCCTTTCCCTTGACACTGTACCTTACATATGTCATTTAACACCCTTAGCATCTGAAATAGTGTAGCATGCAACATGCAAGGATGCATGTAGATTAAGGAGGGGGGGATGTAACCCACTCGAAAATAGCCTACTAACAGGATTACGCTATTCTAGTTTAATATATGATTTATTGATTGCTTTTAGTTATGTTATCCCTACACACAGTAATTGTCCAATAGGTGGCAGCAGTGGCGCTGCACAGATGAAAAACTGCTACACTTATTCTTAGAGAAGAAGACAGAAAAATCGCGAACAGCAGAACGATAGTGAGCTGAAGCACCATTTAGACTTTccacattgagaaaaaaaaagtaaaatattacatttaagagCTAGTTAAACGGTTAAGCTAGTTAAAATTATGTCAAGGAGTTTACCTACTTGTGTGATTTTTCTCCGGTGAGTGTTTTACACGTGTTTGTCATTTGTGCTACTAGCAGACACAGTGTGATAGATGTGATTAATGAGTTGAGCACGTAAaagttatctttatttttctattttgctGTAACTCAGTTGTAAAATGCATTGTGTGAAAATGTATTGATGAGATATGTACTGCATAAGCTAAAAACCAATCGGAGTTGAACATGagtttaatgatttaaaatgttatttcatgCTGTGTTAAAGCCACGTTTCTACGTGGTATGCTAGTGCTTGAGTTTCATGTATGCCTTGAATGTATAGATTGAAAATAAGAATTTAAGTTACTATAGTAGAATGAACTTATGAATATGAGTTATATTTCCAGATCTGATAACATTTATTGAGAGAGTAATTGAATGTTGCCCTGCTATGCAGACTGGTTTTTTTTGGGGTGCAGGATTAGAGAGATTAGAGAGAGAGTTCCATTGGACAAATTCACCATCGGACACGTGAGCCAGAAGAGCATGTGAAGAGGGTGTGAAGGATCGTTTGGCCTGCAACACGAACTGCTTCTACTTACCATTTCTTCATTGCATCGTACAGATAAGCGCGAGATCCCaccacactaaaaaaaaaaaaaaaaaaactacccgGGTAGATGGActttggtttattattttgaggtgatattattttatattttctcaatTTGTGTGAAAAAATTGAAGACTAAGAGGAATATTGATTTCGCAACAAAGAAAAGATAAACAAGGTCATACAGGTTGATATTTGATGTTCAATAAATGCCGGCTATATGTTCTGTGTAAACTATCCTGGTACTTTCATTTGTCTACTCCTCTTGTGAAAAGTTCCTTAGAAAGGCAGCACTTCACTCTACATTATAAAAAGTGCCGCTTACACAGGCATTAACAAGTAGCACCAAATTCTCACTACATACATtgaaactattatattatattagagtaGATAAAGTATTATATCACTTGTATTTAAAAGCTTGAATATCATGTCACAGACTGGGACAGTGAAGCGTTTGAGACTGTGTGTTCTTGTGATGCCATTAGCAGTGGCCatgatgtcattttcactgtcGCTCCAGAGAGATTAGTCACTTACGGTTCAGGTGACTGGCTCAAACCACCTGTAATTAGGAAAGAGTTTTCATGATCAAAAGAGATGGCAGAATTTAAATTGTGTACAGGTGCAGCTCAATAAATTAGagtgttgtggaaaagttaatttattttagctactcaactcaaattgtgaaacttgtgtattaaatcaattcagtgcacacagactgaagtagtttcagTCTTTGGTTCgtttaactgtgatgattttggctcacatttaacaaaaacccaccaattctcaacaaattagaatacttcatttgaccaataataataataaaataaaaaataaataaacatttttagtgaatggttggccttctggaaagtatgtttatttactgtacatgtactcaatacttggtaggggctccttttgctttaattacagcctcaattcaggtgccaaatcctgctgtaaaatgaaatcagcatcttcaaaaaggtggtcagcagaaggaagcatgaagtgctccaaaatttcttgatgAACggatgcagtgactttggttttcaaaaaacacaaggaaccaacaccagcagatgacattgcaccccaaatcatcacagactgtggaaacttaacactggacttcaggcaatTTGgggtatgagcttctccacccttcccccagactctaggactttggtttccaaataaaatagaaaacttattcTCATCTAaagagaggactttggaccactgggtaacagtccagttcttcttgtccttggcccaggtaagacacctctggcgttgtctgtggttcaggagtgccTTAGGAATATGACTGTACTGTAgcaaaattccttgacacatctggaGGCTTCCCCAGCCTCCTGGGAAGCAttcctttttccttccactcagctttctgttaacatgcttggatacagcttctttggcaatgaatgtttgtggcttaccctccttgtgaagggtgtcaatcattgtcttctggacaactgtcagattagcagtcttccccatgattgtgtagcctagtgaaccaaactgagagaccattttggaggctcaggaaacctttggaggtgttttgagttgattagctgattagcaTGTCACCATGTTCTAgatattgaattggtgggtttttgttaaatgtgagccaaaatcatcacaattaaaagaaccaaagacttaaactacttcagactgtgtgcactgaattgatttaatacacaagtttcacattttgagttgaattactgaaataaatgaactttacgGCAACACTCTAATTAATTGAGACTTCCAGAGGGTCAGGCACCAGCTAAACCATTCTCATTGCTAACAGGAATGCCAACTGATAGCTTACAGAACTCAGCCTGCTGAAAGAACCAATCCCAATATTTTGTTTGTGCATTCAGTGGTGTTGGCCTTGATTTAAGGTCAAGTAATATTGCTGTATAGAGAAGAAAACCATGGGGATAAATGAGAGTTTATTGGAGGTGCAAACTGACAGAAATACTTCCTTTAGTAGATGTACCAGATGAGAGTCTGTTCAGCGCAATATGAtgaccttcaaaaaaaaaaactaaatcgtCTTTAAGAGCTtacaggcaatcttttactagATTATATAGATATTTACTGTTTGAACTCCATGATTTTGAAGATGGAAAGGtaggaaaatgaaataaaatccaaGAGCAAAAGCAAAACCATCAAACACTATCAAATCTGTTATCATTTTACCAATTCCAGAGGAAAATATAATTGCTGGTTTTGATGTTGTTTTATTTGCACAATGAGATTGCATtacaaaagttaaataaaattatcTTAACCTAACttgtacaaaatacaaaaaaataaatatatatgtatgaaacACATTAATTAAGCTGCATCAGTTCTAGAGCTGGATATCTGAAGTAGCAACCTGCTAAGAGATAATACATAAGAGATACATAATCACAGTAGCCAAATATTGTGCATGTGCCTGAGTAActgaatcacaacacacacagtcctatacattttctgtcatttaatgcttttaaatatTGGCACTTTGActttttgtttgcttatttaGCAGATAAAAGGAAtgaggcttgtgtgtgtgtgtgtgtgtgtgtgtgtgtgtgtgtgtgtgtgtgtgtgtgtgtgtgtgtaccaaccAAATATATAGAACACCAAAAACAGCATGTCAGggaatgaaagaaattaatacttgagTCATTcccattagcatttttttttcatggtcaGCACATCCATAGTATCACATTTCTCTGGACATCAAATAAATGTGTGCAGAATAATCATAAGCTATGCAGTGTAATTAGATCTCCCACATTCTCAGTATCATCCAGCAGGTCAACATCTATCTCCCAAACAGTACTTTGACGTCAAACAGAAACAAGCTTATACACACAGAGAGGCCAGTCCATACCAGCAGCAGCAGATCTCCTTGAAGGTTTTCCTCATCTCTTGGCTCCTGAATGCGTAGATGAGAGGGTCTATGACTGAGTTGCACATAATGAGGATCAGATACATGTTGAAGTGGGACATGAAGCAGATGCAATAGGGATTCCGGGGGCAAGATATCATGAGGATGAGGTGCAAAAAAAAGGGAGCCCAGCACACCACAAATACTCCCAGCAGGATAGTGATTGTGATGGCCCCTTTCATATTTGCCGCCTGCCAGATAGGGCCATTGCCAGGGAGGGCGGCAATGCGCTTCATGTGCAGCCGGGCTAGAAGAAACATGTGGACGTAGAGTGAGGCCATAAGCGCCAGCATGGTGAAGAACATGCTGATGAGGCAGATGAGAACGGTGGTGCTTTCAGAGTACACAATAAAGAGCACGCCAGAGACCGTACACAAGGTCCAGATGCAGGTGATGATGGTGCCTGCCCGCCGTTGGGTCATGATGTTGTGGTAGCGCAAGGCGTAGAAGATCGTGATGTAGCGGTCTACCGCTATGGCCAACAAACTCCAAATGGAGGCCAACAGTGAGCTGCAGATCATCGAGTCAAAAATGTTGTCCATGTTCTTGATGATGCTCTCGCGATAAGTTAGGTTGCCCCCCGTAATGAGTGCCATCACTACCGTTTCGGAGGCATTGGAGACACTGACCAACAAGTCTGCTACAGCTAAACTGCAGATAAAGAAGTACATGGGAGAATGAAGGTTCTTGTTCTTGATAATAGCAGCAATCACTAAAATGTTCTCCAGGAGACTGACGAGCCCGAGTGTGAGGAAGACCTCTGTGGAGATGAGTAGCTGCTCGTAACATCCAGAGGTTGATCCTCTCTCACCTTGATCAGGCTTTCCCACTGGCAAAGCCCCCAGGCTGTGATTTCGGTATGAATGATGCGGTCCATGATGATGTGAGGTGTTCATTTCTCTGAATATCCGTAGTCAGTGCTTTGATCTCTATCTACTTCAGTCTGATAAATTCAAGTTGAACATCATCTGTCATATGGATCAAAGAAAGCAGGAGCTGTATGAGCATCTGTCACCTCACCTCAGTGATAACATCCGGCAATGGTCTGCAAGAGCCTCCTACACGAAACGcacacccacaaaaaaaaaacaacaaaaaaaacagaagcatGCAGAATGAGGATCAGTGGATAGGAGACAGCGGCAACTGACTGAATCTGAAAACACTGACTCTGTTTCAAAACTGTTGAAGTGCAAACAGAAACATGCAGCATTCAGAGTGAGGCACTCAGTCTCCAGAGTGTGTCCAGCACTTAGCAGGCAGGCGAGTGAAATACTCACAACCACTGAGTGGCATGCTGCGCCCAGGCTCCTCCCCCAGCTCTCTTAACCAATCAGAGGAGAGTTTTAATGGTGAATGTATGCAAATATCAGACGGACATCAGTGCATGGATTGGATTGCCTCTGTTTTTGACAAATAgataaaatcctttaaaaaaaagtaagtgTAAAGCATTTAAGGCATAAATTTTAAGCATTTTGGTGTCATGTTAATAAAATCAAGGAACAAGCACTGAGTGTGAATCTTGCAactatgattatatttatttatatataaatgattcagtgattcactgtGACAATCACTTGTTTAATTTccgaatgaatcagtgttttgaaggAATGTTATATTAATGATTCCGTGATTCACTCAGATTCTGAATTAATCTGAAGATATTAAAGAAATTGTACAAATCTGTAAAATAaacgattcagtgattcactcataaaGACGGACAATTGTTTAACAGTTTAATACCTCAGGAAtgcataaaaatgtgaaaattattatattatattataattaagtaATTGGTTATACTTGTGTTCTGTCATACTGCAAATCTACTGTATACACAGCAAAAAGCAGTTCCAGGTTCCATTTCAGCTCCAATATTCCCACCTTCGTCTCAAATGCAGCAAAAGAAGTGTGTAGCACCAGAACATCAACAACCCCACAGTGAGGTTGACCCCATTAACCTGCAGGAATTCTCAAAGGAGTGAAGCAAGTTTATGTATGACTGCTAGGAAAATGACTCATGCTCATTCCGAAGCCCAGTAAACTCTTTAATTGGTGACAACAGAACACAACACCTTGACGAAATCTTGGTTTAAACTGTATGTATAATGGGAATGTTCAGATTCAGAAGAATATACAGGTCACAGAGTACAAGGGGagagaaaacacaacaaacagtcCTGGGGTGTGACACTTGAGAATATCTGATTATGTTCTGAGTTCTTTCTTTGAACTACTGTAGCTAATGCACAACATGAAGGAAGTTTCTAACTTCATTTCTAAATTAATcagtgttttaaattatttggttATATGAATGATTTAAAGAATCACTGGTTTTGACTGTGAATAATTAAATGCGGTTGAACCAATTTCTAATCAGATTCGAGTACTGGaaccccacatggaaaaaacctatataaacatatatgtttcaatataggttttgatataggtttttaatatatgtgacatatataaaattggccgctttcctatattatatgtacatatatgcatgtatatatgtacctatatgttcacctataatagtaaaattaaaatccatagctgctaggcaacataaataaaagtccaaaatgtagaaatttacattatttatttactcaagatcaatcaaatagtacaaaacaaaaaatatagtacaaga includes:
- the LOC132154214 gene encoding melanocortin receptor 4-like, yielding MNTSHHHGPHHSYRNHSLGALPVGKPDQGERGSTSGCYEQLLISTEVFLTLGLVSLLENILVIAAIIKNKNLHSPMYFFICSLAVADLLVSVSNASETVVMALITGGNLTYRESIIKNMDNIFDSMICSSLLASIWSLLAIAVDRYITIFYALRYHNIMTQRRAGTIITCIWTLCTVSGVLFIVYSESTTVLICLISMFFTMLALMASLYVHMFLLARLHMKRIAALPGNGPIWQAANMKGAITITILLGVFVVCWAPFFLHLILMISCPRNPYCICFMSHFNMYLILIMCNSVIDPLIYAFRSQEMRKTFKEICCCWYGLASLCV